A window of the Dyadobacter pollutisoli genome harbors these coding sequences:
- a CDS encoding TonB-dependent receptor, which yields MNLKIFLQAIILYICALTTHAQTIEGKVFDSQTKEPVPGATVQLSDSKVGTTTDNNGHFLLNSDQTNVTIKISSIGFSAREIIVSDSKPITIGLEAASENLQSVVVTGNREAALRTESPIAISKLTPRMIDEAKPTAMYEIVNKVPGVMMVNLGNEQHSMAIRQPFTTNSYFLYMEDGVPIRPMGVFNHNSILEFNQFAISSVEVVKGPVSSIYGPEAVGGAINFITQRPTILPTAKIGIQADQWGYKRLQYGAGAMMGKFGVYVGGFTARQRDAWMKSSDYDKNSINARLEYHFSPSTRLIYTLAYSKYDSQTSGSVDSVAFYSRQYVSTTDFTYRKSNSLRSRLTFEKDWKNGSQSFITAFARKNEHGQNPNYGIRWTTGQTTARGEINSNDFKSLGLIAQHSQRFNFLNSKLITGAVFDFSPSSYWSYQVDLAAQLRPDKKSVEKYTIVKERPEIRNSDYDADIKNTAAYAQYDFEILPKLRVSAGVRYDRMSFSYTNFLDSTSGSKSYSKVTPKIGATYDLGKGKGIYANYSRGFSPPGLTSVFRKRTVPLPNGDLFYYNLQPAQFNNAEIGGWASVLNNKIYLDLAFYQMNGRNELLNVRLPDNSYDYQSAGKTLHRGVEFGVTYKPSKEFFFRFGGTSAIHRYEEFILSSRESDALKNVNGKDMPSSPRWMWNSEFSYYPKWFKNFRSSVEWQHVASYYQNQINSVKYEGYDILNFRVGYQWKGVEVFSNILNLTDVLYATNATRGNNATDRTTYNAAAPRTFVFGIQYTFTGKKELL from the coding sequence ATGAACCTGAAAATATTTTTACAGGCTATAATCCTGTATATCTGCGCGTTGACAACGCATGCCCAAACCATTGAAGGCAAAGTGTTCGACTCGCAGACCAAAGAACCAGTACCCGGCGCAACAGTCCAGTTAAGCGACTCCAAAGTCGGTACTACGACTGACAACAACGGTCATTTCCTGCTCAATAGCGACCAGACCAATGTGACGATTAAAATTTCAAGCATTGGTTTTTCTGCCCGAGAAATCATCGTCAGTGACTCCAAACCGATCACGATTGGCCTCGAAGCTGCCTCCGAAAATCTGCAATCCGTGGTGGTAACTGGCAACCGGGAGGCTGCATTGCGAACCGAGAGCCCGATAGCGATCTCCAAACTGACCCCGAGAATGATCGACGAGGCGAAACCTACCGCCATGTACGAGATCGTCAACAAAGTCCCAGGCGTGATGATGGTGAATCTGGGTAATGAGCAGCATTCTATGGCCATTCGTCAGCCTTTCACGACCAATTCCTACTTCCTATATATGGAAGACGGTGTGCCGATCCGGCCGATGGGCGTTTTTAATCATAACTCCATTCTCGAATTTAACCAGTTTGCAATCAGCTCGGTGGAAGTAGTGAAGGGACCGGTTTCTTCCATTTATGGCCCGGAAGCCGTTGGTGGGGCGATTAACTTTATCACCCAGCGTCCTACCATTTTACCGACTGCCAAAATCGGTATTCAGGCCGATCAATGGGGTTACAAACGGCTACAATATGGCGCAGGGGCGATGATGGGCAAGTTCGGAGTGTACGTGGGCGGCTTCACGGCACGGCAGCGGGATGCCTGGATGAAAAGCTCCGACTACGACAAGAACTCAATCAATGCGAGGCTCGAATATCATTTCTCGCCATCAACGCGGCTCATTTATACGCTGGCTTACAGCAAATACGACTCGCAAACCAGCGGAAGCGTGGATAGTGTAGCGTTTTATTCAAGACAATATGTGAGTACTACGGATTTCACTTACCGCAAATCCAACTCTCTACGAAGCAGATTGACTTTTGAAAAAGACTGGAAAAATGGTTCTCAATCATTCATTACTGCTTTTGCCAGAAAAAATGAGCACGGACAAAACCCCAACTACGGTATCAGATGGACAACCGGACAAACAACCGCCCGCGGAGAGATCAATTCCAACGATTTCAAAAGCCTGGGCCTGATCGCGCAACATAGTCAGCGCTTCAATTTTCTGAATTCCAAACTGATCACAGGCGCCGTTTTCGATTTTTCTCCGTCGAGTTACTGGTCATATCAAGTGGATCTGGCTGCCCAGTTGAGGCCAGACAAAAAATCGGTTGAGAAATACACCATTGTTAAGGAACGCCCTGAAATCAGGAATTCGGATTATGATGCTGATATCAAAAACACGGCGGCTTATGCGCAGTATGACTTTGAAATTTTGCCGAAGTTACGGGTTTCTGCGGGTGTACGTTACGACCGGATGTCGTTCAGTTATACCAATTTTCTGGATAGCACATCAGGGAGCAAATCGTACAGCAAAGTCACTCCGAAAATCGGCGCTACCTATGATTTGGGCAAAGGAAAAGGTATTTATGCCAATTATTCCAGAGGCTTTTCACCTCCCGGCCTGACTTCGGTTTTCAGGAAACGTACGGTTCCGCTGCCAAATGGTGATCTGTTTTACTACAATTTACAACCAGCTCAGTTCAACAATGCGGAGATCGGTGGCTGGGCTTCTGTTTTGAATAACAAAATCTATCTCGATCTGGCGTTTTATCAAATGAATGGCCGTAATGAATTGCTGAATGTAAGGCTTCCTGACAATTCTTACGACTATCAGTCCGCAGGAAAAACGCTGCATCGTGGCGTGGAATTTGGTGTGACTTACAAGCCCTCCAAAGAGTTTTTCTTCCGTTTTGGAGGTACCAGCGCCATTCACCGGTACGAAGAATTTATCCTGAGCAGCCGAGAATCCGACGCATTGAAAAACGTGAATGGAAAAGATATGCCGTCGTCGCCCCGCTGGATGTGGAACTCGGAATTCAGTTATTATCCCAAATGGTTCAAGAATTTCCGGAGCTCGGTGGAATGGCAGCATGTGGCTTCCTACTACCAAAATCAGATCAATTCGGTGAAGTATGAAGGTTACGACATCCTCAATTTCCGGGTAGGTTATCAATGGAAAGGTGTAGAAGTGTTTTCTAACATTCTAAACCTCACGGATGTGCTTTATGCAACCAATGCGACACGCGGAAACAACGCTACCGACCGCACAACCTACAACGCCGCGGCGCCAAGAACATTTGTTTTTGGAATCCAGTACACATTCACCGGTAAAAAAGAATTGCTATGA
- a CDS encoding PepSY-associated TM helix domain-containing protein, with amino-acid sequence MIDEINVKPKDSFKKKIESKIRKNIYRWHKTLGLFAIVPTLFWTMSGLMHPFMSHWFKTSIPNEFYKAETVLPADVKLSLGDVLKQNKVTEFKNFRLVKFAGSSYFQVKDIEDQLHYFNSATGTELKNGDEQYAQHMARFMLGDQKSKIISSTRLTEFTDQYKYVNRFLPVWKVSFDDDRKMDVYVETGQSRFATFNDSGRKAFIWIFGTFHNWGFMDLIVNNTLRITIMVLFLSLIVFSAVAGVVIYGLMWKKFKPARPGNQRGLLRKYHRSIGIWTSIVTFTFAFSGAYHVLQKLDPDERLKYVYDPVIKTESVAQASMIDLTGVSNIGLIKWGENIFWQTVKKDWETDETVVDYTNIKDGKKLEDGNIRFAKYLSRKFAAQEERNAASCCDLMEAQISSPISDAGIEKASMVTSFAGEYGFVNKRLPVVKLAYDTPEHTTYYIETTTSRLSTKVEDHNRREGLSFAFLHKYNAFDFLGKNARDGIMTFAAACVLLVSILGLLVFLKR; translated from the coding sequence ATGATCGACGAAATCAATGTAAAACCGAAAGATTCTTTCAAAAAGAAAATTGAAAGTAAGATCCGGAAGAACATATATCGCTGGCACAAAACGCTGGGCTTATTCGCCATTGTCCCTACCCTGTTCTGGACGATGTCCGGCCTGATGCACCCGTTTATGTCGCATTGGTTTAAAACCAGTATCCCCAATGAGTTTTACAAAGCGGAAACTGTACTTCCAGCCGACGTAAAGCTGTCGCTGGGAGATGTTTTAAAACAAAACAAGGTGACTGAGTTTAAGAACTTCCGGCTTGTGAAGTTTGCAGGGAGCAGTTATTTCCAGGTGAAAGACATTGAAGATCAATTACATTACTTCAATTCCGCGACCGGCACCGAGCTTAAAAACGGCGATGAACAATACGCGCAACACATGGCCCGCTTCATGCTGGGCGACCAGAAATCTAAAATTATTTCCAGCACCCGCCTGACTGAATTTACCGATCAATACAAATACGTGAACCGTTTTCTGCCGGTCTGGAAAGTCAGTTTTGACGATGACCGCAAAATGGATGTTTACGTGGAAACCGGTCAGAGCCGCTTTGCAACGTTTAATGATAGCGGCAGGAAAGCATTCATTTGGATATTCGGCACATTTCACAACTGGGGATTTATGGACCTGATAGTCAATAACACGCTCAGGATTACAATCATGGTACTATTCCTGAGCCTCATCGTTTTCTCCGCGGTGGCAGGTGTGGTAATTTATGGTTTAATGTGGAAAAAATTCAAGCCCGCGAGGCCAGGTAACCAGCGCGGACTGTTGCGCAAGTACCATCGCTCCATTGGCATCTGGACTAGTATTGTCACATTCACATTCGCCTTTTCGGGCGCTTATCACGTCTTGCAAAAGCTCGATCCCGATGAACGGTTGAAATATGTTTACGATCCGGTGATCAAAACCGAATCGGTCGCCCAGGCTTCCATGATCGATCTGACTGGCGTTTCTAACATTGGACTGATCAAATGGGGAGAAAATATCTTTTGGCAAACTGTCAAAAAAGATTGGGAAACCGACGAAACCGTTGTGGATTACACCAACATTAAAGACGGGAAAAAGCTGGAAGACGGTAATATTAGGTTTGCCAAATACCTTTCCCGGAAGTTTGCAGCCCAGGAAGAACGTAACGCCGCGAGCTGCTGCGACCTGATGGAAGCGCAGATCTCATCGCCGATTTCTGATGCCGGGATAGAAAAAGCGTCCATGGTTACGAGCTTCGCGGGTGAGTACGGTTTCGTAAACAAGCGACTACCGGTTGTAAAACTGGCTTACGACACGCCGGAGCATACTACCTACTACATTGAAACGACAACAAGCCGATTGTCCACCAAAGTGGAAGATCACAACCGGCGGGAGGGGTTAAGTTTTGCATTCTTACATAAATACAATGCATTTGATTTTTTAGGTAAAAACGCCCGTGACGGTATCATGACCTTCGCGGCCGCCTGTGTTTTGCTGGTGAGCATATTAGGCTTGCTGGTGTTTTTAAAAAGATGA
- a CDS encoding DUF6787 family protein, which produces MQSGEKNAQPWLGKMQEKWGLETTRQVLLVLAVFSLSGSSVVWLRKGLFYLLGYDETTPMWLKTITYILFIFPTYQSLLLLYGFLLGQFSFFWEKEKKMFRWVKAKFSK; this is translated from the coding sequence ATGCAAAGCGGAGAAAAAAACGCACAGCCCTGGTTGGGTAAAATGCAGGAAAAATGGGGATTGGAAACAACCAGGCAAGTTCTTTTGGTATTGGCCGTTTTTAGTCTTTCAGGCTCGTCAGTGGTCTGGCTCAGAAAAGGGCTTTTTTACCTTTTGGGCTATGACGAAACAACACCAATGTGGCTGAAAACCATCACTTATATTCTCTTTATTTTCCCGACATATCAGAGTCTTTTATTGCTTTACGGCTTCCTATTGGGTCAATTCTCATTCTTTTGGGAAAAAGAAAAGAAAATGTTCCGCTGGGTAAAGGCGAAATTCAGCAAATAA